A single window of Nakaseomyces glabratus chromosome G, complete sequence DNA harbors:
- the UNG1 gene encoding uracil-DNA glycosylase (CAGL0G07084g~Ortholog(s) have uracil DNA N-glycosylase activity, role in DNA repair and mitochondrion, nucleus localization) → MLPTAVRFTVRAMSTKRKQVTIEEFFSKQKKSKVSTVKKEEPKLPKEASIEGDTVVETETEDSAVVKEESIGVSDAKKKFQESLSSLLKETLKLEIDTIEDSWFAQLSSEFKQPYFIKLKQFVNKEQATQTIFPPANDIYSWTRLTPFDKVRVVIIGQDPYHNFNQAHGLAFSVRAPTPAPPSLKNIYKELQNNYPDFKSDNKIGDLTPWAKQGVLLLNTALTVRAHNAASHSKQGWETFTRRALEALVHDREKDGKSLVFLCWGSNAIKIAESLLSSTHNKKNIKMFKSVHPSPLSASRGFFGNNHFKQINDWLYNERHEKMIDWSVVPSCSLKEVTDANAKL, encoded by the coding sequence ATGCTACCAACAGCTGTCAGGTTTACAGTACGCGCCATGTCCACTAAGAGAAAGCAAGTTACTATTGAAGAGTTTTTCTcgaaacagaagaagagtaAGGTCAGTACGGTCAAGAAGGAGGAGCCTAAGCTACCTAAGGAAGCGAGTATTGAAGGCGATACCGTGGTAGAAACAGAGACTGAAGATTCAGCAGTGGTGAAAGAAGAATCTATCGGTGTTTCGGACGCGAAGAAGAAATTCCAAGAGAGTTTAAGCTCGCTATTGAAGGAAACGTTGAAGTTGGAAATTGACACTATCGAGGATTCATGGTTTGCGCAACTATCATCCGAGTTTAAGCAACCttatttcatcaaattgaaACAGTTTGTGAATAAAGAGCAGGCCACACAAACTATTTTCCCACCAGCAAACGATATATATTCATGGACGCGATTGACTCCATTCGATAAGGTACGCGTAGTAATTATAGGACAGGATCCGTATCACAATTTTAACCAGGCACATGGATTAGCGTTCAGTGTGCGTGCACCTACGCCTGCGCCACCCTCTTTAAAGAACATATACAaagaattacaaaataattatcCTGACTTCAAGAGTGATAACAAGATTGGAGATCTTACCCCATGGGCCAAGCAAGGTGTGTTACTTCTCAACACTGCATTGACCGTTAGGGCACACAATGCTGCATCTCATTCAAAGCAAGGCTGGGAGACTTTCACTAGACGTGCACTTGAAGCGCTGGTGCATGATAGAGAGAAAGATGGCAAGAGCCTGGTATTTTTATGCTGGGGATCAAATGCCATCAAGATAGCGGAGTCTTTACTGAGTTCAACACAcaataagaaaaatataaaaatgtTTAAATCAGTACATCCCTCACCACTAAGTGCAAGTAGAGGGTTCTTTGGCAATAATCACTTCAAACAGATAAATGACTGGTTATATAATGAAAGACATGAGAAAATGATTGACTGGAGTGTTGTGCCATCGTGTTCACTTAAAGAAGTGACAGACGCTAATGCCAAATTATGA
- a CDS encoding uncharacterized protein (CAGL0G07062g~Ortholog of S. cerevisiae : YML020W, C. albicans SC5314 : C3_06290W_A, C. dubliniensis CD36 : Cd36_86190, C. parapsilosis CDC317 : CPAR2_404740 and Candida tenuis NRRL Y-1498 : CANTEDRAFT_107670), with protein sequence MASDNERDSVRLRSDSEAISGEEEQTKGWSFWSRGNKSVPNNEGGDGTLGIDNLVSTLASNVYIPFKGAENDGVNVMETTTNKSKHDQAATEENLDELAQKPNIVTPQFEILPEKSKWNDMKAKLRDYAVRWHVMDEEKERRPILKRTSPQRHFDLFSENGKSPIKVLIVGVHGFFPTKLIRPFIGEPTGTSAKFVLEAEAIVMRYFESHNQQVEISKIALEKEGKIFERVDYFFDVMSELAHEINEADIIYFVSHSQGSPVTIILLAKLLECGIINIDNSKFFNGPADYKFTSSKKIISILCMAGINNGPFYGADQTLFVRAYQTIEKDSLRELFEFQKFDSLQSKQFIESLRTLIKNNAKITFVGSINDQLVPLYSSTCLFAHHPNIFRATFVDKGSQTPDFITRIVKIAGSLINLGYDDHGIIKEISGSLAGPLTGGGHSTIYREVQVYELGIRFALETTDDFIDLAVDYTPYQLCDLGANTYHLPWCMRGLLYETDRHLNKDEINLLFQEFENWEPATKQLKDIKYRLNGIRYKL encoded by the coding sequence ATGGCTTCAGATAATGAGAGAGATAGTGTGAGGCTTCGCAGTGATAGCGAGGCTATATCTGGGGAAGAAGAGCAGACTAAAGGGTGGTCCTTTTGGTCGAGAGGCAACAAGTCAGTACCGAACAATGAAGGTGGTGATGGTACGCTTGGGATCGATAATCTGGTTTCTACGCTAGCAAGTAATGTATATATTCCTTTTAAGGGTGCCGAGAACGATGGTGTTAATGTCATGGAAACGACTACAAATAAGTCGAAGCACGACCAAGCGGCGACGGAAGAGAACTTGGATGAATTGGCGCAGAAGCCCAATATTGTTACACCACAGTTTGAGATTCTACCAGAGAAATCGAAATGGAATGATATGAAGGCCAAACTGCGAGATTATGCGGTTAGATGGCATGTGATGGATGAAGAGAAGGAACGAAGACCTATACTGAAGAGAACTAGTCCCCAAAGACACTTTGATTTGTTTTCTGAGAATGGTAAATCACCCATTAAAGTTCTGATAGTTGGAGTTCATGGTTTCTTTCCAACAAAACTCATAAGACCCTTCATTGGCGAACCTACAGGCACATCGGCAAAATTTGTACTTGAGGCAGAAGCTATAGTAATGAGATACTTTGAATCCCATAATCAGCAGGTTGAGATTAGCAAAATTGCGTTGGAAAAGGAGGGGAAGATATTTGAGAGAGTtgattatttctttgatgtAATGTCTGAGCTTGCGCATGAGATTAATGAGGCAGAcataatttattttgtttcGCATTCTCAAGGTAGTCCTGTAACTATCATACTGTTGGCAAAATTGCTAGAATGTGGTATCATAAATATAGATAATTCAAAGTTTTTTAATGGGCCAGCTGATTATAAGTTTACATCGAGCAAGAAGATTATCTCAATCCTTTGCATGGCAGGAATCAACAATGGGCCATTTTATGGCGCAGACCAAACTTTATTTGTAAGAGCATATCAAACTATAGAGAAAGACTCACTTCGagaattatttgaatttcaGAAGTTCGATTCGTTACAATCTAAACAGTTCATCGAAAGTCTCAGGACGctgataaaaaataatgccAAAATCACTTTCGTAGGTTCTATCAATGATCAGCTAGTTCCCTTGTATTCATCGACATGCCTTTTTGCACATCACCCCAATATCTTCAGAGCTACATTTGTGGATAAGGGCTCTCAAACGCCTGACTTCATTACGAGAATTGTTAAGATTGCTGGCAGTCTAATCAATCTTGGTTATGATGATCATGGaattatcaaagaaattagTGGCTCTTTGGCAGGTCCATTAACTGGGGGAGGGCACTCAACAATATATAGAGAAGTACAAGTGTATGAGCTCGGAATTAGATTTGCACTGGAAACAACAGATGATTTCATTGACTTAGCCGTAGACTATACGCCATACCAGCTATGTGATCTTGGAGCTAACACTTACCATTTACCATGGTGCATGCGTGGACTTCTCTATGAAACTGACCGGCATTTAAATAAGGATGAAATCAATCTACTATTTCaggaatttgaaaattggGAGCCTGCCACTAAACAGCTAAAGGATATCAAATACAGACTCAATGGTATAAGATACAAGTTGTGA
- a CDS encoding uncharacterized protein (CAGL0G07018g~Ortholog(s) have Golgi apparatus, fungal-type vacuole membrane localization), with the protein MFESGLRRWTVGLFLLGVVIVLWVLSSFLINYIFEDGTYRKPFFITYINTASFIFYLIPTFKNIVYNYKVTGKPYIHEELLIEEEANETVTNYTADNEQCRRANSIDEASNPLLEAQNIVRDAQLDRLSLPETIRLSAEFCVLWFAANFVTNASLGYTSVASQTILSSTSSFFTLFIGAAFRVETIDRVKVIGSLISFIGILLVTKSDVHIPQNTHMPHTHALDEKKRDKTFEIFFGNMLALSGALFYGLYSTLLKRKVKDESRINMKIFFGFVGLFTLILLWPTLLLLDKFNWETFVIPRDPLVITIILVNCLITFVSDFCWASAMLLTSPLTVTLGLSITIPLAMFGDFLFRHKTVPFLYFCGAILILGSFFVINKNSEKNERNEEAIA; encoded by the coding sequence ATGTTCGAGTCAGGTCTTCGGAGGTGGACTGTGGGGCTGTTCCTGCTGGGCGTGGTGATAGTGCTGTGGGTGTTGTCCTCCTTTCTGATCAACTATATCTTCGAGGATGGTACTTACAGAAAGCCATTTTTCATCACGTATATTAACACAGCGTCGTTTATTTTCTACTTGATACCGACATTCAAGAACATAGTTTACAATTACAAGGTTACTGGGAAGCCTTATATCCACGAAGAATTGCTTATAGAGGAGGAGGCTAACGAGACTGTAACAAATTATACCGCTGACAACGAGCAGTGCAGGCGGGCTAACAGCATTGATGAAGCTAGCAACCCATTGTTGGAAGCACAGAACATAGTCAGGGACGCTCAACTGGATAGATTATCTCTGCCTGAAACCATTAGGCTAAGTGCGGAATTCTGCGTCCTTTGGTTTGCTGCTAATTTTGTAACTAATGCCTCTTTGGGCTACACATCGGTAGCTTCGCAGACTATATTGTCCTCCACCTCGTCATTCTTCACACTTTTCATAGGTGCTGCATTCAGAGTAGAGACAATTGATAGAGTTAAAGTCATCGGATCGCTGATATCCTTTATTGGTATATTACTAGTTACAAAGTCAGACGTACATATACCGCAAAATACACATATGCCACATACCCATGCTTTAgatgagaagaaaagagatAAAACCTTCGAGATATTCTTCGGAAACATGTTAGCGTTAAGCGGGGCACTATTTTATGGACTATACAGCACTTTGCTAAAGAGAAAAGTCAAAGACGAGAGCAGAATcaatatgaaaatattttttgggTTTGTTGGCCTATTCACACTCATTTTGCTATGGCCAACATTGTTACTATTGGATAAATTTAATTGGGAAACTTTTGTGATACCTCGTGACCCATTGGTTATAACTATCATCCTTGTCAATTGTTTGATAACATTTGTTAGTGACTTTTGTTGGGCATCCGCTATGCTATTAACAAGCCCATTAACAGTAACTTTGGGTCTAAGTATAACTATTCCACTGGCAATGTTTGGTGATTTTCTCTTCAGACATAAGACAGTCCCGTTCCTTTATTTTTGCGGTGCTATCCTAATTCTGGgatctttctttgttattAATAAGAACTCTGAAAAGAATGAGAGAAATGAGGAAGCAATTGCATAG
- a CDS encoding uncharacterized protein (CAGL0G07175g~Has domain(s) with predicted RNA binding, RNA-directed DNA polymerase activity and role in DNA integration, RNA-dependent DNA biosynthetic process) produces MPFGLTNAPATFQRLMNAVLRPYISKFCVVYLDDILIYSKTREEHLHHISQVLDKLRKHSLYPKKSKCHFMLTQVQFLGHVINANGISTDPEKINAIKQWPILRNYKDAQRFLGLANYYRRFIKNFSKMASPLYEFAAKKNTKWTTECHNAFISLKDALISAPILIAFDPKSPYQLTMTVDASDNCIGATLEYKDGRKPKGVIAYLSHKLHSYETRWHIRDKELYAIVFALKKWTHYVQGSHVIIYTDHKTNVNLNRLALLSPRLARWAEVLANYDFEIKYIPGPRNHADILSRPPGEPEITDSTDNDLIEIDSDHTDVNNKQGNSPETQHLAKVFFDPRPIKDLKNVTIETINAEVLKDPYYENIAQYIRDPNRPIPSKYFELVRRFRYFGDILVYQDKQDYVVYRVCIPKTLVHEIIREHHDTPLFGHRGADTTYKHLLKGFYWPNMLDSIKQYIKRCPECRKGKHPTTHPYGPLHSHPIPNQRWSEISIDFIDAFKTSGDNKYDRILTIVDNFTKMAHFIPCRKKDFTAEMLTDIFIQNIIKLHGRPLRILSDNDVLYTATAWTAVMNRLQIHRDYTTVASSSSNSFAERTNRTIEEILNTLVAHSPTKWSTYLPLAEFAYNNSYQATIDTTPFFANQGYHPLAINYYMPMQGDNAPYKLTDHPTIDEHQEAQEALYLKIKQKIADQNAAKALKNNVNYQTHAYQPGDQVVVHQSVYKPPKRDEYNQLKQISKKPHYVWYGPFTIKAKKTDQTYLVRTHNRLDGNLKEFHIRHMRPYYKKLLPKRNVPPIDTAKADSVAHESTNVINVDWKHNDWRMAAQWAHCEPWDYSIYDQKDKPLLSHLEQRMDMFDTTISLKQALARL; encoded by the coding sequence ATGCCCTTTGGCCTTACCAATGCCCCAGCCACATTTCAACGACTAATGAACGCAGTTCTTCGCCCATATATATCGAAATTTTGTGTTGTCTACCTCGATGATATCTTAATCTACTCAAAAACCAGAGAAGAGCATTTACACCACATTTCCCAAGTTTTGGACAAACTACGTAAACACAGCCTTTACCCTAAAAAGAGTAAATGCCACTTTATGTTGACTCAAGTCCAATTCCTAGGACACGTGATCAATGCAAATGGGATTAGCACAGACCCAGAAAAGATAAACGCTATCAAGCAATGGCCAATATTACGTAACTATAAAGATGCCCAAAGATTCCTAGGCCTTGCCAATTATTATCGTCGCTTCATCAAAAACTTTTCGAAAATGGCTTCACCACTCTATGAGTTTGCCGCGAAGAAAAATACGAAATGGACAACCGAATGTCACAACGCTTTTATTAGTTTAAAAGATGCTTTGATTTCTGCACCAATTCTAATAGCATTTGACCCTAAATCACCTTACCAGCTTACTATGACAGTCGATGCTTCAGACAACTGCATCGGTGCAACATTAGAATACAAAGATGGCAGAAAACCAAAAGGTGTCATAGCATACCTAAGTCATAAGCTTCATTCATATGAAACGAGATGGCACATCCGAGACAAAGAATTATATGCCATTGTGTTTGCACTCAAAAAATGGACACACTATGTCCAAGGTAGCCATGTTATTATCTACACAGATCACAAAACCAACGTTAACCTTAACCGATTAGCATTACTCAGTCCCCGCTTAGCACGATGGGCTGAAGTCTTGGCTAATTACGATTTCGAGATTAAATATATACCCGGTCCCCGAAACCATGCCGACATTTTATCACGCCCTCCTGGCGAACCTGAAATTACGGACTCAACTGACAATGACCTTATCGAAATTGATAGCGATCACACTGACGTAAATAACAAACAAGGAAACAGTCCTGAAACCCAGCACCTAGCAAAAGTCTTTTTCGATCCTAGACCGATAAAAGACTTAAAGAACGTCACGATCGAAACTATCAACGCCGAAGTATTAAAAGATCCTTATTATGAAAATATAGCACAGTACATTCGCGACCCTAACCGTCCCATACCAAGCAAATACTTCGAACTAGTCAGACGTTTCAGATATTTCGGTGATATACTAGTATACCAGGATAAACAAGATTATGTCGTCTACAGAGTTTGTATACCGAAAACACTTGTGCATGAGATCATTCGAGAACATCATGACACCCCGTTATTCGGTCATCGTGGTGCCGATACCACATATAAACATCTCTTAAAAGGATTCTACTGGCCTAATATGCTCGACTCCATCAAACAATACATCAAACGTTGTCCCGAATGTCGCAAAGGTAAACACCCTACGACACATCCATATGGCCCATTACACTCACACCCTATACCAAATCAGCGATGGTCAGAAATTTCAATCGATTTTATCGATGCTTTTAAAACAAGCGGTGATAATAAATATGATCGTATCTTAACAATCGTTGACAATTTCACAAAAATGGCACATTTCATACCATGCAGAAAGAAAGATTTTACAGCTGAAATGTTGACAGATATATTCATTCAGAATATCATAAAATTACACGGTAGGCCTCTCAGAATACTATCAGATAACGATGTTTTATACACCGCCACAGCCTGGACAGCTGTCATGAACAGACTACAAATTCATCGTGATTATACGACAGTTGCGTCTTCCTCAAGCAATAGTTTTGCCGAACGCACAAACCGCACAATCGAAGAAATACTTAACACACTAGTGGCACATTCGCCAACAAAATGGTCAACCTACTTACCACTAGCCGAATTCGCCTATAACAACTCGTATCAAGCAACTATCGATACCACACCATTTTTCGCTAACCAAGGATATCATCCTTTAGCCATCAATTACTATATGCCAATGCAAGGCGATAATGCACCATACAAACTTACAGATCACCCTACGATTGACGAACATCAAGAGGCTCAAGAGGCtctatatttgaaaatcaAACAGAAAATAGCTGATCAGAACGCCGCGAAAGCCCTTAAAAACAACGTCAACTATCAAACACATGCTTATCAGCCGGGAGATCAAGTGGTAGTGCATCAATCTGTCTACAAACCTCCTAAGCGAGATGAGTACAATCAGTTAAAACAAATCAGTAAAAAGCCACACTACGTGTGGTACGGTCCATTCACAATCAAAGCGAAAAAGACTGACCAAACATACCTTGTCCGAACACACAACCGCCTCGACGGAAACTTAAAAGAATTTCACATCCGACACATGAGACCATACTATAAAAAGCTCCTACCTAAGCGGAACGTCCCTCCAATCGATACTGCCAAAGCCGATTCCGTGGCCCATGAATCCACGAACGTTATCAATGTCGACTGGAAACATAACGATTGGCGCATGGCCGCGCAATGGGCCCACTGCGAACCTTGGGACTACTCAATTTATGATCAAAAAGATAAACCGCTTTTATCACACCTAGAGCAAAGGATGGACATGTTTGATACAACCATTTCCCTCAAACAAGCTCTAGCCCGATTATAA
- the OST6 gene encoding dolichyl-diphosphooligosaccharide--protein glycotransferase (CAGL0G07040g~Ortholog(s) have role in cellular protein complex assembly, protein N-linked glycosylation via asparagine and oligosaccharyltransferase complex localization), with protein sequence MRMHAIALLISLIVGVFSITTEELDRLKDEDGIIAVTDANYAQISKGLEDYYNVLFITMRSTNDEGVALCKICLDFEDNYRNVVRLFQSQFPDKKVYFFSSDVQETRQIVRDMDLKNVPHAVVYPPKKDGEVYSWAKTPFYKYELVDKEVSNPLHFGSFLGKIMEVEITIPQEFDVQEFLTYFVICTAIFVVLKRVVLPIVGNKGLLFSIVLAFGILLPSIAGFKFTQINGIPFIARDGKGNIMFFSGGTGWQFGIEVVTVSAMYVAMSIVVTLLVYWKKLCKGNDNANVLGSLFCACLMFFLVHTTLAAIRLNSPSIHLNSSAYMSLLNY encoded by the coding sequence ATGAGGATGCATGCCATTGCGTTGCTTATAAGTCTTATTGTGGGGGTGTTCTCAATTACAACAGAAGAACTAGATAGATTGAAGGATGAGGATGGTATTATAGCTGTTACAGATGCTAATTATGCACAAATATCTAAGGGGTTAGAGGATTATTACAATGTTCTATTCATTACTATGAGGTCAACTAATGATGAAGGTGTTGCATTGTGTAAGATATGTCTGGACTTTGAGGATAATTATAGAAATGTTGTCAGATTGTTCCAAAGTCAATTCCCTGATAAgaaagtatattttttctctAGCGATGTCCAGGAAACTAGACAAATTGTGAGAGATATGGATTTAAAGAATGTTCCCCATGCTGTTGTCTATCCACCAAAGAAAGATGGCGAAGTATACTCATGGGCCAAGACTCCATTTTACAAATATGAATTGGTAGATAAGGAAGTATCAAATCCGCTGCATTTTGGAAGTTTCCTTGGGAAGATAATGGAAGTAGAAATAACAATTCCACAAGAGTTCGATGTGCAAGAGTTCCTAACTTACTTCGTCATATGTACAGCTATATTTGTGGTTCTCAAGAGGGTGGTGCTACCGATTGTTGGAAATAAAGGTCTTCTGTTTAGCATCGTCTTGGCTTTTGGTATTTTACTGCCTAGTATTGCTGGCTTTAAGTTTACGCAGATAAATGGTATCCCATTCATTGCTAGAGATGGGAAAGGTAATATTATGTTTTTCAGTGGGGGAACAGGCTGGCAATTTGGAATTGAAGTTGTGACTGTCTCGGCAATGTATGTGGCAATGTCCATAGTTGTGACTCTTCTCGTGTATTGGAAAAAGCTCTGTAAGGGCAACGACAATGCGAATGTATTAGGGTCATTATTTTGCGCATGTTTgatgttttttttggttcatACTACATTAGCTGCTATAAGATTAAACAGCCCGAGTATCCATTTGAATTCTAGCGCATATATGTCTCTATTAAATTACTGA
- the APT1 gene encoding adenine phosphoribosyltransferase APT1 (CAGL0G07106g~Putative adenine phosphoribosyltransferase; protein abundance decreased in ace2 mutant cells), with translation MSIESYAKDLKAALHQYPNFPSEGILFEDFLPIFREPQLFQKLVDAFKMHLEETFTEKKVDYIVGLESRGFLFGPSLALAMGIGFVPVRKAGKLPGECVKAVYEKEYGSDEFEMQKHAIPAGANVVIVDDIIATGGSAGAAEELIKKIGANVLEYDFVMELDFLKGRDKLNAPVFTLLSSQKEALQKPSA, from the coding sequence ATGTCTATTGAATCATATGCCAAGGACTTGAAGGCTGCCCTTCATCAATACCCAAACTTCCCTTCTGAAGGTATTTTGTTTGAGGATTTCCTACCAATCTTCAGAGAACCACAACTATTCCAGAAGTTGGTCGACGCATTCAAGATGCACCTGGAAGAGACATTCACTGAAAAGAAGGTCGATTACATCGTCGGTCTGGAGTCTCGTGGGTTCTTGTTCGGCCCAAGCTTGGCTTTAGCCATGGGCATCGGCTTTGTCCCAGTTAGAAAAGCTGGTAAGCTGCCTGGTGAATGTGTCAAGGCTGTTTACGAAAAGGAATACGGTTCTGATGAATTCGAAATGCAAAAGCATGCTATCCCAGCCGGTGCTAACGTTGTCAttgttgatgatattatcGCTACCGGTGGTTCTGCTGGTGCCGCTGAAGAACTGATCAAGAAGATTGGTGCTAACGTTCTAGAATACGACTTCGTAATGGAATTGGATTTCCTAAAGGGCAGAGATAAGCTAAACGCCCCAGTTTTCACCTTGTTGAGCTCTCAAAAGGAAGCTCTTCAAAAGCCATCTGCTTAA
- the NSE5 gene encoding Smc5-Smc6 complex subunit NSE5 (CAGL0G07128g~Ortholog(s) have SUMO transferase activity, role in DNA repair and Smc5-Smc6 complex, nucleus localization), with translation MSGVSVSVEHVVGNQIGKGLPHYFVELGDKDITSFETQNSLYRAEDYDHLLFCLEERWQDGDSAFDPLFVPSFDIIIVLFTLITVSDHYKATVLTRNEPYNVNRVSYSKRAIKILRKYLRILQQFDTTRYGTYKLELLRCQMFLAIETVNPHFKYLQNCRSVKNSTNENVYYKPDAMPENIIRRGIVNPYRSFISCVETKNPIFGNIPVNFKLSQRGGLSNAILWTLANSIQEDDLLFHDAYEIWIPLFDIFISILEIRQAYFLENEIVKKISKELRIQKLMESPICQFLSFVDSINFNPLFCEYVFVNCDYTLINRDAALTIQPVYKGETQPTEVYYQRVKYTKQFKAKVSMRIRRRFISLCFNILGSVPTGLHLPKPRIHKKRLLVEMSRTLSTFQNIVEFEEFFTFDYEEFMFHLIERTLYELFKQDRRTIVTERPSLISGKDDLKTFFNEILALFKAGAFTPDVRINGLPPHEIIDNAGHVKNEKLRLQKIDVCICTILRNVLQGQAKPLLVDCKKLLIKVSKRINIANEKRLEIDTAFPQLKPFIDSFI, from the coding sequence ATGAGCGGagtttctgtttctgtggAGCATGTTGTTGGCAATCAAATAGGTAAGGGACTTCCACACTATTTTGTAGAGCTTGGAGATAAAGATATAACAAGCTTTGAGACTCAGAATTCACTTTATAGGGCTGAGGATTATGACCATTTGCTGTTCTGTTTGGAAGAGCGCTGGCAAGATGGCGACTCTGCTTTTGATCCTCTGTTTGTACCGTCCTTTGATATCATAATTGTGCTATTCACTTTGATAACTGTATCGGATCACTACAAGGCTACTGTATTGACTCGCAATGAGCCTTACAACGTAAATAGAGTATCATACAGTAAAAGGGCAATCAAAATTCTAAGAAAGTACTTGCGCATTTTGCAACAATTCGATACTACCAGGTACGGAACGTATAAACTGGAGCTTTTAAGGTGCCAGATGTTCTTAGCTATCGAAACAGTTAACCCacatttcaaatatttacaGAACTGCAGGTCAGTGAAAAATTCCACAAATGAGAATGTTTATTATAAACCGGATGCAATGCCAGAGAATATTATAAGGCGCGGCATAGTTAATCCTTATCGTTCTTTTATCAGTTGTGTGGAAACTAAAAATCCAATTTTTGGTAATATACCAGTAAATTTCAAACTTAGTCAAAGAGGAGGGTTGAGCAATGCCATTTTATGGACACTAGCTAATTCGATACAAGAAGATGATCTACTGTTCCATGACGCTTATGAGATATGGATACCACTATTCGACATCTTCATAAGTATACTAGAAATACGTCAAGCATATTTTTTAGAGAATGAGATAGTAAAGAAGATTTCAAAGGAGTTACGcattcaaaaattgatgGAAAGTCCAATATgccaatttctttcatttgTCGATTCCATAAACTTTAACCCACTCTTTTGCGAATACGTGTTTGTCAACTGTGATTACACATTAATTAATAGAGATGCGGCACTCACTATACAACCGGTGTATAAAGGCGAAACACAGCCAACTGAAGTGTACTATCAGAGGGTAAAGTATACCAAACAGTTCAAAGCAAAAGTCTCAATGAGGATAAGGAGGCGCTTCATCTCTTTATGCTTCAATATTCTTGGCTCTGTACCAACGGGATTACATTTACCGAAACCAAGAATACATAAGAAAAGGCTATTAGTAGAAATGTCAAGAACATTGAGTACATTCCAAAACATTGTCGAATTTGAGGAGTTCTTTACTTTTGATTATGAAGAATTTATGTTCCACCTTATAGAGAGAACGTTATATGAGCTCTTCAAGCAAGATAGAAGGACCATTGTCACAGAAAGGCCTTCATTGATTAGTGGGAAAGATGACTTGAAAACCTTCTTTAATGAGATATTAGCACTGTTTAAGGCGGGCGCTTTTACGCCTGATGTCAGAATTAATGGATTACCTCCGCATGAAATTATAGACAATGCAGGCCATGTCAAAAATGAGAAATTACGCCTTCAAAAGATTGATGTCTGTATATGTACAATTTTGAGAAATGTATTACAGGGCCAAGCTAAACCTCTATTAGTAGATTGCAAAAAACTTCTAATCAAGGTATCCAAGCGAATTAATATCGCGAATGAGAAAAGACTAGAAATAGATACGGCATTTCCACAGCTGAAACCATTTATAGATTCATTTATTTAG